A stretch of Bos taurus isolate L1 Dominette 01449 registration number 42190680 breed Hereford chromosome 5, ARS-UCD2.0, whole genome shotgun sequence DNA encodes these proteins:
- the OR9K15 gene encoding olfactory receptor family 9 subfamily K member 15 → MGDKGGDNYSEVTDFILVGIRVRPELHSLLFLFFLIVCWMVLLGNLSMIGIIVTDPRLITPMYFFLGNLSIIDLSYSTVIVPKAMVNILSQKKTISFAGCVAQLFLYALFMVTEAFVLAAMAYDRFIAICNPLLYTVRMSRSLCIQLVAGFYLCGWVSSILQVSVTFSMSFCASRVIDHFYCDSNSIEKISCSNVFMNKMVSLSLAILIILPTIVVIVVSYMYIVSTVLKICSSEGRKKAFSTCSSHLGVVSSLYGTVSFVYLTPPSNPELHKMASVCYILFTPMLNPLIYSLRNKDIKDAMRKVVWKKKFYFKYASTFTFSCIL, encoded by the coding sequence ATGGGTGACAAGGGAGGAGACAACTATTCAGAAGTGACTGACTTCATTCTTGTAGGCATCAGGGTCCGTCCAGAGCTCCAcagtctccttttcctatttttcctgATTGTTTGTTGGATGGTCCTTCTGGGGAACCTTAGTATGATTGGCATCATTGTGACTGATCCCCGGCTGATCACACCAATGTATTTCTTCCTAGGCAATCTCTCCATCATTGACCTCTCCTACTCCACTGTTATTGTACCCAAAGCCATGGTCAACATCCTGTCTCAGAAAAAGACCATATCCTTTGCAGGTTGTGTGGCTCAGCTGTTTCTTTATGCACTTTTCATGGTAACAGAGGCCTTTGTCTTAGCAGCTATGGCTTATGACCGCTTCATTGCCATCTGCAACCCACTTCTCTATACTGTCCGCATGTCAAGAAGTCTCTGTATCCAGCTGGTGGCTGGTTTCTATCTCTGTGGCTGGGTCAGTTCCATCCTTCAAGTCAGTGTAACATTTTCAATGTCTTTCTGTGCCTCTCGAGTCATTGATCACTTCTACTGTGATTCAAACTCAATTGAGAAGATCTCGTGTTCCAATGTCTTTATGAATAAGATGGTATCACTTAGTTTGGCTATTCTTATTATTTTGCCCACGATAGTTGTTATTGTAGTCTCTTACATGTATATTGTGTCCACAGTTTTAAAGATCTGCTccagtgaaggaaggaagaaagcctTTTCCACTTGCAGCTCTCATCTGGGGGTTGTAAGTTCGCTTTATGGCACTGTCTCCTTTGTGTATCTCACACCACCAAGTAACCCGGAACTTCATAAAATGGCTTCAGTATGTTACATTTTATTCACACCTATGCTGAACCCTTTAATCTACTCTCTAAGAAATAAGGATATTAAAGATGCGATGAGAAAAGTCGTATGGAAGAAAAAGTTTTACTTTAAATATGCTtccacttttactttttcttgcATCCTTTGA